A DNA window from Stutzerimonas stutzeri contains the following coding sequences:
- a CDS encoding paraquat-inducible protein A codes for MTESAATPGLEEVPLEQLAACPECDLLMLKPTLALGEVAECPRCGCELFRLRHRIVGPGMALVLAALLLYFPANFLPIMQLNLLGRVTHDTVWSGVLSLYNSGMQGIAVVVFLCSMAVPLLKLLCQLVVLVCIAADRAKPLGTLLYRTYHHLREWGMLEVYLLGILVSIIKLRDMAELSLGIGLACFAGLLVVQVWLELVMSPHQVWEALSERRDARR; via the coding sequence ATGACGGAATCGGCTGCTACGCCAGGGCTCGAGGAGGTTCCGCTCGAGCAGTTGGCTGCTTGCCCTGAATGTGACCTGCTGATGCTGAAGCCGACGCTCGCGCTCGGTGAAGTTGCAGAGTGCCCACGTTGCGGTTGTGAGTTGTTTCGTTTGCGCCATCGCATCGTTGGGCCGGGCATGGCTTTGGTGCTTGCGGCGTTGCTCTTGTACTTCCCGGCCAACTTCCTGCCCATCATGCAATTGAATCTGCTCGGCAGGGTTACCCATGACACCGTCTGGAGCGGTGTGCTCAGCCTCTACAACAGCGGCATGCAAGGCATCGCCGTCGTGGTGTTTCTTTGCAGTATGGCGGTGCCGCTACTCAAGCTGTTGTGTCAGCTCGTAGTGTTGGTCTGTATTGCAGCTGATCGTGCAAAGCCTCTAGGGACGCTGCTTTATCGGACCTATCACCATCTACGGGAGTGGGGCATGTTGGAGGTCTATCTGCTTGGCATTCTGGTTTCGATCATCAAGCTGAGAGACATGGCTGAGCTAAGCCTTGGGATCGGTTTGGCGTGCTTCGCCGGGCTACTGGTAGTTCAGGTGTGGCTGGAATTGGTCATGTCGCCGCACCAGGTCTGGGAAGCGTTATCGGAGCGCCGCGATGCGCGCCGCTGA
- a CDS encoding paraquat-inducible protein A → MRAADAGLMVCHECHQLNRANAEHSHDRCSRCGARVHMRRPNSIARTWALLITAALLYLPANLLPIMTVRMLGSGTPDTIMSGVVTLAKHGMFPIAAVVFIASILVPTFKLVGIAMLLFSVQRHHPMSPRQRILVFRFIEWIGRWSMLDIFVIAILVAIVNFGSLASVEAGFGAVAFASVVVLTMLAAITFDPRLIWDNTESGNKHD, encoded by the coding sequence ATGCGCGCCGCTGATGCTGGGCTGATGGTCTGTCATGAGTGCCATCAGCTGAACCGTGCGAATGCCGAACATTCCCATGACCGTTGCAGTCGTTGTGGAGCCCGCGTGCACATGCGCAGGCCCAACAGCATAGCAAGGACCTGGGCGTTGCTGATCACCGCTGCGCTGCTCTATCTACCGGCGAATCTTCTGCCGATCATGACGGTGCGCATGCTCGGCAGCGGCACGCCGGACACGATCATGTCCGGCGTAGTCACCCTGGCCAAGCACGGCATGTTCCCGATTGCCGCGGTGGTGTTCATCGCCAGTATTCTGGTGCCCACCTTCAAGCTGGTTGGGATTGCGATGTTGCTGTTCTCAGTACAGCGCCATCACCCAATGTCGCCGCGCCAGCGAATACTTGTTTTCAGATTTATCGAGTGGATAGGGCGATGGTCCATGCTCGACATATTTGTCATCGCCATTCTGGTGGCGATCGTCAATTTCGGCAGCCTCGCCAGCGTCGAAGCCGGTTTTGGCGCAGTTGCATTCGCCAGTGTAGTCGTCCTGACCATGCTGGCTGCGATCACATTCGACCCACGTCTGATCTGGGATAACACGGAATCCGGGAACAAGCATGACTGA
- a CDS encoding PqiB family protein, which yields MTDLPQANTRPASSWSAIWILPLIALAIGAWLAWQAYSERGIHIEVVFESAEGIEIGKTAVLYKGMTIGVVRDLHLGDDERRQVVVADIEMNKDVDGYLRSGTRFWLVKPSVTLAGITGLETLVSGNYIGISPADGEATRRFVALVEEPPMSDSRIGLHLTVKAERLGSLNRGSPVFYRQIQVGQVKNYVLAEDDSTVEVQLYIQPEYAHLVRKHTRFWNASGVTVDAGLTGVKFRTESLASIVAGGIAFATPAHRKDSPATDPSIPFRLYEDFDAAQAGIRTLVSLQDFDGLQAGRTTVIYKGMQVGLLKKLDIDSDLSGAQAELSIDPLFEDYLVEDTQFWVVKPSVSVAGISGLEALVRGNYISVRPGEKGAEARRNFVARAKAPPLDIRSPGLHLVLTADNLGSLDVGSPVLYRQVRVGSVQSYQFSRDQQRVVVGVHIEQPYADLVNSSSRFWNASGISLTGGLSGIEVRSESLQSLLAGGIAFETPDPQAAATKKVPRFELHKDRDSAIRRGTSVEIRLDRGDGLAAGTPIRYKGLDVGEVDSVTLSDDLGHVVLRARITAAESRIARAGTQFWVVRPELGIMRTANLDTLVSGPYLEVAPGKPGAAAQSRFVGQEREPQKAGDGLRLVLSAARLGSIKPGNAVTYREVKVGEVTGYELGQNADRVLIRVLIEPRYTALVHTGSRFWETSGFGVDFSLFKGASLRTDSLESLIEGGVAFATPDGERMGQRALPGQTFALFKEPQEEWFDWAPKIELGRATSDK from the coding sequence ATGACTGACCTGCCACAAGCCAATACTCGTCCTGCGTCCAGCTGGTCGGCCATCTGGATTCTGCCGCTAATCGCGTTGGCGATTGGCGCCTGGCTCGCTTGGCAAGCCTATAGCGAGCGAGGCATACACATCGAAGTGGTCTTCGAGAGCGCCGAGGGGATCGAGATAGGCAAGACTGCGGTCCTCTACAAGGGCATGACGATCGGTGTCGTACGCGATCTGCATCTGGGCGATGACGAGCGCCGGCAGGTCGTGGTTGCGGACATCGAGATGAACAAGGATGTTGATGGCTACCTACGCAGCGGCACGCGTTTCTGGCTGGTAAAGCCCAGTGTGACCCTCGCCGGGATTACCGGGCTGGAGACCCTGGTGTCGGGCAACTACATCGGCATTAGCCCTGCCGATGGAGAAGCTACACGGCGTTTTGTTGCGCTGGTAGAAGAGCCGCCCATGTCTGACAGCCGTATCGGCCTGCACCTGACCGTTAAGGCCGAACGGCTCGGTTCGTTGAACCGCGGCAGCCCGGTGTTCTACCGGCAAATTCAGGTTGGGCAGGTGAAGAACTATGTGTTGGCTGAGGACGACAGCACGGTTGAGGTGCAGCTGTATATCCAACCGGAATACGCACATCTGGTGCGCAAACACACTCGTTTCTGGAACGCCAGTGGCGTCACCGTGGATGCCGGCCTGACGGGGGTGAAGTTTCGTACGGAGTCGCTGGCCAGCATCGTAGCCGGCGGCATCGCCTTCGCCACGCCAGCGCACCGCAAGGACAGCCCGGCGACCGATCCAAGCATCCCGTTTCGGCTGTACGAGGATTTCGATGCGGCCCAGGCCGGTATCAGGACGCTCGTATCGCTCCAGGATTTCGATGGGCTGCAGGCGGGCCGCACAACGGTGATCTACAAGGGCATGCAGGTCGGCTTGCTGAAGAAGCTGGATATTGATTCGGACCTCAGTGGCGCGCAGGCCGAGCTCTCCATCGACCCGCTGTTCGAGGACTATCTGGTCGAGGACACGCAGTTCTGGGTAGTCAAACCGTCTGTTTCGGTTGCCGGCATATCCGGGCTAGAGGCCCTGGTGCGCGGCAATTACATTTCGGTTCGCCCTGGTGAGAAGGGCGCCGAAGCCAGACGCAACTTCGTGGCGCGTGCCAAGGCGCCACCGCTGGATATACGTTCGCCGGGTCTTCACCTGGTGCTGACGGCCGACAATCTCGGCTCGCTGGATGTCGGCAGTCCCGTCCTCTATCGCCAAGTCCGGGTAGGCTCAGTGCAGAGCTACCAGTTTTCTCGGGACCAGCAGCGGGTTGTGGTTGGCGTGCACATCGAGCAGCCCTACGCCGATCTGGTGAATAGCTCGAGCCGGTTCTGGAATGCCAGTGGCATCTCACTGACCGGAGGGCTGTCCGGTATCGAGGTGCGCAGCGAGTCGCTGCAAAGCCTGCTGGCTGGTGGGATCGCATTCGAGACGCCGGATCCGCAAGCGGCGGCCACCAAGAAAGTGCCCCGCTTTGAGCTACACAAGGACAGGGACAGCGCGATACGGCGCGGTACGTCGGTAGAGATTCGTCTGGATCGCGGCGATGGCTTGGCGGCCGGAACGCCTATCCGCTACAAGGGGCTGGACGTCGGTGAGGTCGATAGCGTGACGCTGAGCGACGATCTGGGACATGTCGTACTGCGGGCCCGGATAACCGCTGCAGAGTCTCGTATTGCCCGCGCGGGCACCCAGTTCTGGGTCGTACGGCCCGAGCTTGGCATCATGCGCACGGCCAATCTAGACACCCTGGTCAGCGGTCCCTACCTCGAGGTTGCTCCCGGCAAGCCGGGTGCTGCAGCCCAATCGCGTTTCGTGGGGCAGGAGCGTGAGCCGCAGAAGGCTGGCGATGGGCTCAGACTGGTCCTTAGCGCTGCGCGGCTGGGCTCGATCAAACCGGGCAATGCGGTGACCTATCGTGAGGTAAAAGTCGGTGAGGTGACCGGTTACGAGCTGGGCCAGAATGCCGACCGTGTACTGATCCGCGTACTCATCGAGCCGCGCTACACAGCGCTGGTGCACACCGGCAGCCGGTTCTGGGAAACCAGTGGCTTCGGTGTCGACTTCAGCCTGTTCAAGGGTGCCAGCCTCCGCACCGATTCGCTGGAGTCGCTGATCGAGGGCGGGGTTGCCTTCGCCACCCCCGATGGGGAGCGGATGGGGCAGCGTGCGTTGCCGGGGCAGACCTTTGCCTTGTTCAAGGAGCCGCAGGAAGAGTGGTTTGATTGGGCGCCGAAGATCGAGTTGGGGCGAGCTACCAGTGACAAGTGA
- the mksF gene encoding Mks condensin complex protein MksF, with amino-acid sequence MSQERYGIRRFALLNTAGYSLGIFPLENPLSVYGANNLGKSASINALQFPILARMSDMSFGKYSLEQSRKFYFASDTSYILVEVMLPHGPHVIGVAGRGPGGGFGHQFFVYRGSLDLDHYQQNGTCLRQRELFANLERAGIKAYEAKPDELRRLLVGGHTSIPLDMTLIPLRSTSEQSLKTFRALFINLLHMREITAAKLKQLFLDAFEHSLRSGSVDYIAATEEAFRDVRRMEQDYQALVAAGPLVEALAAGVSQRELLRGKLHRLSPLLDNLLGTWHDYADARKEELVIQAEHYRGEQDGLQNEQRGSTGELMRLEREISEAQRWLGELAVLKNRFALVDDAHVLEQQLLAAKDAHDELAGALAQSRQFSSEDLDERLRDLEKRLKSVKQQLDHADNNSYSRLREEFSQADVDRLMRLFNGQLFSLPLGEKGITAEGEDWVKAVESVLDRFKGDTFSVPGLSIDLSHIEPPALQALADRAALRDQKDRLERELKQLKTQHAVAVDRNASKAQAEALYQAVLDAQKALEDFRRSQTLAAEEPAKLEQLAQAEAAQDELKRTSDAFAERVQHLSAKLQLIGRQLADLEAKERTLEDALRRRQLLPSNLPFGTPFMDPVDDSLDNLLPLLNDYQDSWQALQRVDGQIEALYAQVRLKGVAKFDSEEDPERRLQLLVNAYAHRQDEALTLAKARRAAVTDIARTLRNIRSDYESLEHQLALFNREINKRQVSNLASFRIVLAPNKDALKHIDQIIHSAGQYEEGETLSVFDLSQSVEQDAKNEEAKEYLARLVAANNNQLGLKDLFELAFEITKVGGQPVIHTDIDGAASNGTTMTIKALTNMYLLLHLMDREQAGRIRLPYYLDEAADIDERNQQALIETSLQLGFVPILASVKPQVSAHVAIDLEGGSGPAGIYIDEADWKYISRREAVASEHTASAQRTEEPA; translated from the coding sequence ATGAGCCAGGAACGCTACGGCATTCGCCGCTTTGCCCTGCTGAACACCGCCGGCTACAGCCTGGGCATCTTCCCGCTGGAAAACCCGTTGTCGGTCTACGGCGCCAACAACCTCGGCAAGTCCGCTTCGATCAACGCGCTGCAGTTCCCGATCCTGGCGCGCATGTCGGACATGAGCTTCGGCAAATACAGCCTGGAGCAGTCACGCAAGTTCTACTTCGCCTCTGACACCAGCTACATCCTGGTCGAAGTCATGCTGCCCCACGGCCCGCATGTGATCGGCGTCGCCGGACGCGGCCCGGGCGGCGGCTTCGGCCACCAGTTCTTCGTCTACCGGGGCTCGCTGGATCTTGACCACTACCAGCAGAACGGCACCTGCCTGCGCCAGCGCGAGCTGTTCGCCAATCTCGAACGCGCCGGCATCAAGGCCTACGAGGCCAAGCCGGATGAACTGCGCCGGTTGCTGGTCGGCGGGCACACGTCGATTCCGCTGGACATGACGCTGATCCCGCTGCGCTCGACCAGCGAGCAGAGCCTGAAGACCTTCCGCGCGCTGTTTATCAACCTGCTACATATGCGCGAGATCACTGCGGCCAAGCTCAAGCAACTGTTCCTCGACGCTTTCGAGCACAGCCTGCGTTCGGGCAGCGTCGACTACATCGCCGCCACCGAAGAGGCCTTCCGCGACGTGCGCCGCATGGAACAGGACTATCAGGCGCTTGTGGCTGCCGGCCCGCTGGTCGAGGCGCTGGCCGCCGGCGTTTCCCAGCGCGAGCTGCTGCGCGGCAAGCTGCATCGCCTGTCGCCGCTGCTCGACAACCTGCTCGGCACCTGGCACGACTACGCCGATGCGCGCAAGGAAGAGCTGGTAATCCAGGCCGAGCACTACCGGGGTGAGCAGGACGGCTTGCAGAACGAGCAGCGCGGCTCAACCGGCGAGCTGATGCGGCTGGAACGTGAAATCAGTGAAGCTCAGCGCTGGCTCGGCGAGCTGGCCGTCCTGAAGAACCGCTTCGCCCTGGTCGACGATGCCCACGTGCTGGAGCAGCAGCTACTCGCCGCCAAGGACGCCCACGACGAGCTGGCCGGTGCGCTGGCGCAGTCCCGCCAGTTTTCCAGTGAAGACCTGGACGAGCGTCTGCGCGATCTGGAAAAGCGCTTGAAGTCGGTGAAGCAACAGCTCGATCACGCCGACAACAACAGCTATTCGCGCCTGCGCGAAGAGTTCTCCCAGGCCGATGTCGACCGCCTGATGCGCCTGTTCAACGGCCAGCTGTTCAGCCTGCCGCTGGGTGAGAAAGGCATCACTGCCGAAGGCGAGGACTGGGTCAAGGCAGTCGAATCGGTGCTGGATCGCTTCAAAGGCGACACCTTCTCGGTGCCCGGCCTGTCAATCGATCTCTCGCACATCGAACCGCCGGCATTGCAGGCACTCGCCGACCGCGCCGCCCTGCGCGACCAGAAGGATCGCCTCGAACGCGAGCTCAAGCAGCTCAAGACCCAGCACGCCGTGGCCGTCGACCGCAACGCGAGCAAGGCTCAGGCCGAGGCGCTGTACCAGGCCGTGCTGGACGCGCAGAAGGCGCTGGAAGACTTCCGCCGCAGCCAGACCCTGGCCGCCGAAGAACCCGCGAAGCTGGAACAGCTGGCTCAGGCAGAAGCAGCCCAGGACGAACTCAAGCGCACCAGTGATGCCTTCGCCGAACGCGTGCAGCATCTATCGGCGAAGCTTCAGCTGATCGGCCGTCAACTGGCCGACCTGGAAGCCAAGGAACGCACCCTGGAGGACGCCCTGCGCCGTCGCCAGTTGCTGCCAAGCAACCTGCCGTTCGGCACGCCGTTCATGGACCCGGTGGACGACTCGCTGGACAACCTGCTGCCGCTGCTCAACGACTACCAGGACAGCTGGCAGGCACTGCAGCGCGTCGACGGCCAGATCGAGGCGCTGTATGCGCAGGTGCGGCTGAAGGGCGTGGCCAAGTTCGACAGCGAGGAAGATCCCGAGCGGCGCCTGCAGCTCTTGGTCAACGCCTACGCGCACCGCCAGGACGAGGCGCTGACCCTGGCCAAGGCCCGTCGCGCGGCCGTCACCGACATCGCCCGGACACTGCGCAATATTCGCAGCGACTACGAAAGCCTCGAGCACCAGTTGGCGCTGTTCAACCGCGAGATCAACAAGCGGCAGGTTTCCAACCTGGCGAGCTTCCGCATCGTACTGGCGCCGAACAAGGATGCGCTCAAGCACATCGACCAGATCATCCACAGCGCCGGGCAGTACGAGGAAGGCGAGACGCTCTCGGTGTTCGACCTGTCGCAGTCGGTCGAGCAGGACGCGAAGAACGAGGAGGCCAAGGAGTATCTGGCGCGGCTGGTGGCGGCGAACAACAACCAGCTGGGCTTGAAGGACCTATTCGAGCTGGCATTCGAAATCACCAAGGTCGGCGGCCAGCCGGTGATCCACACCGACATCGACGGTGCGGCGTCCAACGGCACCACCATGACCATCAAGGCGCTGACCAACATGTACCTGTTGCTGCACCTGATGGATCGTGAACAGGCCGGGCGCATCCGACTGCCCTACTACCTCGACGAGGCAGCGGATATCGACGAGCGCAACCAGCAGGCACTGATCGAAACCAGCCTGCAGCTGGGCTTCGTGCCAATCCTCGCGTCGGTCAAACCGCAGGTTTCCGCGCACGTCGCCATCGATCTGGAAGGCGGCAGCGGGCCGGCGGGCATTTACATTGACGAGGCGGACTGGAAATACATCAGCCGTCGCGAGGCGGTCGCCAGCGAGCACACTGCTTCAGCCCAACGGACCGAAGAACCGGCCTGA
- the mksE gene encoding Mks condensin complex protein MksE codes for MNIDLKEMTQLAPIFRELFKGYHLSRSEPEPYAQLSNLQDQYRALFKALGYELVCDPRGFYYFVPEQMGAQVNKTAQRLALFTFILVEHLADQGRDPLAVLDGGSLGRDELPALLDKYRDLFQQAEVTTQDELEEKVIRRLTQLGFAEDSNGVYRFLPPMHRFLDVCLSVQQDRDLAASLHSSDLSLPAPQLIAEDDSEDDIILIEEPDEALVEESEEDALARAIAAEKELEA; via the coding sequence ATGAACATCGACCTCAAGGAAATGACCCAGCTGGCGCCGATCTTCCGCGAGCTGTTCAAGGGCTATCACCTGTCGCGCAGCGAGCCAGAGCCCTACGCCCAACTATCGAACCTGCAGGACCAGTACCGCGCGCTGTTCAAGGCGCTTGGCTACGAGCTGGTCTGCGATCCGCGAGGCTTCTACTATTTCGTCCCCGAGCAGATGGGCGCGCAGGTGAACAAGACCGCGCAGCGCCTGGCACTGTTCACCTTCATTCTCGTCGAGCATCTGGCCGACCAGGGCCGCGACCCGCTGGCGGTGCTCGACGGCGGTAGCCTCGGCCGCGACGAACTGCCGGCGTTGCTGGACAAGTACCGCGACCTCTTCCAACAGGCCGAAGTCACCACCCAGGACGAGCTGGAAGAAAAGGTCATCCGCCGCCTGACCCAGCTGGGCTTTGCCGAAGACAGCAACGGCGTCTACCGCTTCCTGCCGCCGATGCACCGCTTTCTCGATGTCTGCCTGTCGGTACAGCAGGACCGTGATCTCGCCGCCAGCCTGCACAGCAGCGACCTGTCGCTGCCGGCGCCGCAGCTGATCGCCGAAGACGACAGCGAGGATGACATCATTCTTATCGAGGAGCCGGACGAGGCCCTTGTCGAAGAATCCGAAGAAGACGCCCTGGCCCGCGCCATCGCCGCTGAAAAGGAGCTTGAAGCATGA
- the mksB gene encoding Mks condensin complex protein MksB yields MQYNSRFFTGWTGASMIEPKRVLRALAEHWTLLEPLCERFDAGTLSLVELRHQLTAQLPEGTPTDVTALLDQWIRLDILVPVAKSPNRFELNAQIHDFLAYLRREHRLGLCLEIEAYLRHLERLAGHILDAFEIRDGNDLARQLRLLDMRVRDVLKKLDNDEQALVAVADRAKTSDRQIPLRQRYAEVLATWDEYVEPMIQLVSADGAFEQGVHRVEQVLMRLLGEQQRLGQLVDDDLLVRTHARILEMQTTAQLTLRKARELLLPLREEARRHNAVTRGAALALSAIRKKGLDAVPQASLPLFTRPQTTFLGSASQVEAYVYALARFEPKPAQFPRASTKRKGEQPRAPRTAREMIERCQQALPLPDLMAWLLEQEPDGATDELLYWFSRLSRDGRFQRDRLERREYLTREHRVSLSSFALVGNANG; encoded by the coding sequence ATGCAGTACAATTCGCGCTTTTTTACTGGCTGGACTGGCGCCTCGATGATCGAACCCAAGCGCGTATTGCGTGCCCTTGCCGAACACTGGACGTTGCTCGAGCCGCTGTGCGAGCGTTTCGACGCCGGCACCCTGAGCCTGGTCGAACTTCGCCATCAGCTCACCGCGCAACTGCCGGAAGGCACGCCCACCGATGTCACCGCCCTGCTCGACCAGTGGATCCGTCTGGACATTCTGGTGCCGGTGGCCAAAAGCCCCAATCGCTTCGAGCTGAACGCGCAGATCCACGACTTCCTCGCCTATCTGCGCCGCGAGCATCGTCTCGGCCTGTGCCTGGAGATCGAAGCCTATCTGCGTCACCTGGAGCGCCTGGCCGGGCATATCCTCGATGCCTTCGAGATTCGCGACGGCAACGACCTGGCCCGCCAGCTGCGCCTGCTCGACATGCGCGTGCGCGATGTATTGAAGAAGCTCGACAACGACGAGCAGGCGCTGGTCGCTGTGGCCGACCGGGCCAAGACCAGCGACCGCCAGATTCCACTGCGCCAGCGCTATGCCGAAGTCCTGGCGACCTGGGACGAATACGTCGAGCCGATGATTCAACTGGTCTCCGCCGATGGCGCCTTCGAACAGGGTGTACACCGCGTCGAGCAGGTGCTGATGAGGCTGCTCGGCGAACAGCAGCGCCTCGGCCAGCTGGTCGACGACGACCTGCTCGTGCGTACTCATGCACGCATTCTGGAGATGCAGACCACCGCCCAGCTGACCCTGCGCAAAGCGCGCGAATTGCTGCTGCCACTGCGCGAAGAAGCGCGCCGGCACAACGCCGTGACCCGTGGTGCGGCGCTGGCGCTGTCGGCGATCCGCAAGAAGGGTCTGGATGCCGTGCCACAGGCTTCGCTGCCGCTGTTTACCCGTCCGCAAACGACTTTTCTCGGCTCTGCCAGCCAGGTCGAGGCTTATGTCTACGCCCTGGCCCGCTTCGAGCCGAAACCAGCGCAGTTCCCCCGGGCCAGCACCAAGCGCAAGGGCGAGCAGCCCCGCGCCCCACGCACCGCCCGCGAGATGATCGAGCGTTGCCAGCAGGCCCTGCCGCTGCCGGACCTGATGGCCTGGCTGCTGGAACAGGAGCCCGATGGGGCGACCGACGAACTGCTCTACTGGTTCTCGCGCTTGTCACGCGATGGCCGATTCCAGCGTGACCGCCTGGAACGCCGCGAATACCTGACCCGCGAGCATCGGGTCAGCCTCAGCTCCTTCGCGCTGGTGGGCAACGCCAATGGCTGA
- a CDS encoding carboxynorspermidine decarboxylase, producing the protein MIKTPYYLIDKQKLLGNLEKIAYVREQSGAKALLALKCFATWSVFDLMQQYMDGTTSSSLYELKLGRQKFAGETHAYSVAWADDEIEEMVANCDKIIFNSIGQLERFEAATEGTIRGLRVNPQVSSSDYLLADPARPFSRLGEHDPAKIEAVIGKINGFMFHNNCENPSFELFGEMLSTIEERFGHLLEKVEWVSLGGGIHFTGEGYPLDAFCARLKAFSEKFGVQVYLEPGEAAITMSASLEVTVLDTLYNGKNLAVVDSSIEAHMLDLLIYRLNAKMAPSDGEHSYMVCGKSCLAGDIFGEYQFDRPLAIGDRLSFIDAAGYTMVKKNWFNGLKMPSIVVKQLDGSVEVVREFDFNDYLSSLS; encoded by the coding sequence ATGATCAAGACGCCGTATTACCTCATCGACAAGCAGAAGCTCTTGGGCAATCTGGAGAAGATCGCCTACGTGCGCGAACAGTCCGGCGCCAAGGCTCTACTGGCGCTGAAGTGCTTCGCCACCTGGTCGGTGTTCGACCTGATGCAGCAGTACATGGACGGCACCACCTCGTCCTCGCTGTACGAGCTCAAGCTCGGGCGGCAGAAGTTCGCCGGCGAAACCCACGCCTACAGCGTGGCCTGGGCCGACGACGAAATCGAAGAAATGGTCGCCAACTGCGACAAGATCATCTTCAACTCCATCGGCCAACTGGAGCGTTTCGAGGCCGCCACCGAAGGCACCATTCGGGGTTTGCGCGTGAACCCACAGGTCAGCAGTTCCGACTACCTGCTGGCCGATCCTGCGCGCCCGTTCAGCCGTCTGGGTGAGCACGACCCGGCGAAGATCGAAGCTGTAATCGGCAAGATCAACGGCTTCATGTTCCACAACAACTGTGAGAACCCCAGCTTCGAACTGTTCGGCGAGATGCTGAGTACCATCGAGGAGCGCTTCGGCCACCTGCTGGAAAAAGTCGAGTGGGTCAGCCTGGGCGGTGGCATTCACTTCACCGGTGAGGGCTATCCGCTGGATGCCTTCTGCGCACGCCTGAAAGCCTTCTCGGAAAAGTTCGGCGTGCAGGTCTACCTCGAGCCCGGCGAAGCGGCGATCACCATGAGTGCGTCGCTGGAAGTGACGGTGCTCGACACGCTGTACAACGGCAAGAATCTCGCCGTGGTCGACAGCTCGATCGAGGCGCACATGCTCGATCTGCTGATCTACCGCCTCAACGCCAAGATGGCGCCCAGCGACGGCGAGCACAGCTACATGGTGTGCGGCAAATCCTGTCTGGCCGGCGACATCTTCGGTGAGTACCAATTCGATCGTCCGCTTGCCATCGGCGATCGGCTGTCGTTCATCGATGCGGCGGGTTACACCATGGTCAAGAAGAACTGGTTCAACGGCCTGAAAATGCCGTCCATCGTAGTAAAGCAGCTCGACGGCAGCGTCGAGGTGGTTCGTGAGTTCGACTTTAACGATTACCTGTCCAGCCTTTCCTGA
- a CDS encoding saccharopine dehydrogenase family protein: protein MKKNVLIIGAGGVAKVVAHKCAQHNDELGRIAIASRNISKCQAIIDSVQAKGGLKQPGEIKAYALDAMDVDSTKALIRETESQIVINVGSAFLNMSVLRACIDTGAAYLDTAIHEEPGKICETPPWYGNYEWKHLAECQEKGVTAILGVGFDPGVVNAYAALAQQEYFDKIESIDILDVNAGSHGKYFATNFDPEINFREFTGQVYSWQNSQWTTNRMFEVKRTDDLPIVGEQSLYLTGHDEVHSLSKHLDVPNVRFWMSFGEHYINVFTVLNNLGLLSEQPVRTAEGLEVVPLKVVKAVLPDPASLAPGYTGKTCIGDLVKGTKDGQPRELFIYNVADHEEAYAETDSQGISYTAGVPPVATALLVARGEWDAQRMVNVEELPAQPFLKLLDVMGLPTRIKDERGDRAWDQ, encoded by the coding sequence TTGAAGAAAAACGTTCTTATCATTGGTGCAGGAGGTGTCGCCAAGGTGGTGGCCCACAAGTGCGCGCAGCACAACGATGAACTCGGTCGTATTGCTATCGCGTCGCGCAACATCTCCAAATGCCAGGCCATCATCGACAGCGTGCAGGCCAAGGGCGGGCTCAAGCAGCCCGGCGAAATCAAAGCCTATGCGCTGGACGCCATGGACGTGGACTCGACCAAGGCACTGATTCGTGAGACCGAATCACAGATCGTCATCAACGTCGGTTCTGCCTTCCTCAACATGTCCGTGCTGCGTGCCTGCATCGACACCGGTGCCGCGTATCTGGATACCGCGATCCACGAAGAGCCGGGCAAGATCTGCGAAACGCCGCCGTGGTATGGCAACTACGAGTGGAAGCACCTGGCTGAGTGCCAGGAAAAGGGCGTCACCGCCATCCTCGGCGTCGGTTTCGACCCGGGCGTGGTCAACGCATACGCTGCCTTGGCGCAGCAGGAATACTTCGACAAGATCGAGTCGATCGACATTCTCGACGTCAACGCCGGTTCGCACGGCAAGTATTTCGCCACCAATTTCGACCCGGAAATCAATTTCCGCGAATTCACCGGTCAGGTGTACAGCTGGCAGAACAGCCAGTGGACGACCAACCGCATGTTCGAGGTCAAACGCACCGACGACCTGCCAATCGTGGGCGAGCAGAGCCTCTACCTGACCGGCCATGACGAGGTGCATTCGCTTTCCAAGCACCTCGACGTACCGAACGTCCGCTTCTGGATGAGCTTCGGCGAGCACTACATCAACGTCTTTACCGTGCTGAATAACCTTGGCCTGCTTTCCGAGCAGCCGGTGCGCACCGCTGAAGGCCTGGAGGTAGTACCGCTCAAGGTGGTCAAGGCCGTGCTGCCCGATCCCGCATCGCTGGCGCCGGGCTACACCGGCAAGACCTGCATCGGCGATCTGGTCAAGGGCACGAAGGACGGGCAGCCGCGCGAGCTGTTCATCTACAACGTGGCCGATCATGAAGAAGCCTACGCCGAGACCGATAGCCAGGGCATTTCCTACACCGCCGGCGTACCGCCGGTTGCCACCGCGCTGCTGGTAGCGCGTGGCGAGTGGGATGCGCAGCGCATGGTCAACGTCGAAGAGCTGCCGGCCCAGCCGTTCCTCAAGCTGCTCGATGTGATGGGTCTGCCGACTCGTATCAAGGATGAGCGTGGCGATCGGGCCTGGGATCAGTAA